Proteins from a genomic interval of Actinoalloteichus hymeniacidonis:
- the xylB gene encoding xylulokinase, with the protein MTSEALLGIDLGTSGVKTVLLSASGEILGEGSADCPLRSPRPGWAEADPSDWWRATVLAVGQALASCSDPCTVRGVGVDGQMHGVVLTDRDGDPVRPALLWPDQRATEQAQVWGELSTALRNTLGNPIVPGMAGPLLTWLTEHEPEHCARARHLLSAKDWLRMQFTGSAGTDPSDASGTLLWDIGSDRWADRLLDVLNLDRDLLPPVAPSGSAAGTLRAAQAAQLGLPAGIPVAVGAADTAAALLATGLAHGEVQLTIGSGAQLVSRTDDPTTPPQPLVHLYRTAEPQGWYRMAAVQNAGLALDWVRGVLGAGWDEVYAAAGEDGADSDGVIFVPYLTGERTPRMDPTLAGGFTGLRIGHHRGSLLRAAVEGVAFAIRDAAEALPGPLPGPLPDVIRLAGGGIRDRRFRALVADVMQVELAPVELRSASAVGAAMLAASAAGLPVPQVQPAAGIPVRPSGRDHTEGFLRYRELVEPYVEDEFGHGHGHGHH; encoded by the coding sequence GTGACGAGCGAGGCGCTGTTGGGAATCGACCTGGGCACCAGCGGGGTGAAGACGGTACTGCTGTCGGCCTCGGGCGAGATCCTCGGCGAGGGCTCGGCCGACTGTCCCCTGCGCAGCCCCAGACCGGGATGGGCGGAAGCCGACCCGTCGGACTGGTGGCGCGCGACCGTTCTCGCGGTCGGCCAGGCGTTGGCATCCTGCTCGGATCCGTGCACGGTGCGCGGCGTCGGCGTGGACGGCCAGATGCACGGCGTGGTGCTGACCGACCGAGACGGCGACCCGGTCCGGCCCGCGCTGCTCTGGCCCGATCAACGGGCGACCGAGCAGGCACAGGTCTGGGGCGAGCTGTCGACCGCGCTCCGCAACACCCTGGGCAATCCGATCGTGCCGGGGATGGCCGGTCCACTGTTGACCTGGCTGACGGAGCACGAACCGGAGCACTGCGCGCGAGCCCGACACCTGCTGTCGGCCAAGGACTGGCTGCGGATGCAGTTCACCGGGAGCGCCGGAACCGACCCGAGCGACGCCTCGGGGACGCTGCTGTGGGACATCGGCTCGGACCGCTGGGCAGACCGGCTTCTGGACGTCCTGAACCTCGACCGGGACCTACTCCCGCCGGTCGCGCCCTCGGGATCGGCTGCGGGGACGCTGCGGGCCGCGCAGGCCGCGCAACTGGGCCTGCCCGCAGGCATTCCGGTGGCCGTCGGAGCCGCCGACACCGCAGCGGCGTTGCTGGCGACCGGACTGGCGCACGGGGAGGTGCAGCTGACGATCGGCAGCGGCGCCCAACTGGTGTCCCGCACCGACGATCCGACGACGCCGCCGCAACCGCTCGTCCATCTCTATCGGACGGCCGAACCGCAGGGCTGGTATCGGATGGCGGCGGTGCAGAACGCCGGACTGGCACTGGACTGGGTTCGCGGCGTCCTGGGTGCCGGGTGGGACGAGGTCTACGCGGCGGCGGGCGAGGACGGGGCCGACTCCGACGGAGTGATCTTCGTGCCCTATCTGACGGGCGAACGGACACCGAGGATGGATCCGACTCTCGCGGGCGGGTTCACCGGCCTGCGCATCGGTCACCATCGGGGAAGTCTGCTGCGGGCTGCGGTGGAGGGGGTGGCGTTCGCGATCCGCGACGCGGCCGAGGCGCTGCCCGGCCCGCTGCCCGGCCCGCTGCCCGATGTGATCCGCCTCGCAGGCGGTGGCATCCGAGACAGGCGATTCCGAGCGCTGGTGGCCGATGTGATGCAGGTGGAACTGGCGCCGGTGGAGCTGCGCAGCGCATCGGCGGTCGGCGCCGCGATGCTCGCCGCCTCGGCAGCTGGGCTGCCGGTTCCGCAGGTGCAACCGGCGGCGGGGATACCGGTGCGGCCGAGCGGACGGGACCACACCGAGGGCTTCCTACGCTATCGAGAACTGGTGGAGCCCTACGTCGAGGACGAGTTCGGACACGGGCACGGGCACGGACACCACTGA
- a CDS encoding LamB/YcsF family protein: protein MDLNCDLGEGFGIWQLGDDDALLDVVTSANVACGFHAGDPATLRRVTARAVESGVVIGAQVSYRDLAGFGRRFIDVPAAELADDIVYQLGALDGFARIAGDRVRYVKPHGALYNAIVDHEEQAAAVAAAVYDYDPELAVLGLPGSQWLRHAAAVGLTTVSEAFADRAYTARGSLVSRREPGAVLDDPDRIADRCVRMVRTGLITSVTGTDVEVRPRSICVHGDTPGAVRIARLVRDRLTALDIVPTAFA from the coding sequence GTGGATCTGAACTGCGACCTCGGCGAGGGCTTCGGGATCTGGCAGCTCGGCGACGACGACGCACTGCTGGACGTGGTGACCAGCGCCAATGTCGCCTGCGGATTCCACGCGGGTGACCCCGCAACGCTGCGCAGGGTCACCGCTCGCGCCGTGGAATCCGGTGTCGTCATCGGCGCCCAGGTCTCCTACCGCGATCTCGCGGGCTTCGGTCGTCGCTTCATCGACGTGCCCGCCGCCGAACTCGCCGACGACATCGTCTACCAGCTCGGCGCGCTGGATGGATTCGCCAGGATCGCGGGTGACCGCGTCCGCTACGTCAAACCACATGGGGCGCTGTACAACGCGATCGTCGACCACGAGGAGCAGGCCGCCGCCGTGGCCGCTGCGGTGTACGACTACGACCCGGAGCTGGCGGTGCTGGGGCTGCCCGGTTCGCAGTGGCTCCGGCATGCGGCAGCGGTAGGACTGACCACCGTCTCGGAGGCGTTCGCAGACCGGGCGTACACGGCGCGTGGAAGTCTGGTCTCCCGTCGGGAGCCCGGCGCGGTGTTGGACGACCCGGATCGGATCGCCGACCGCTGCGTCCGCATGGTGCGAACCGGGCTGATCACGTCGGTGACCGGCACCGACGTCGAGGTCCGGCCACGCTCGATCTGCGTCCATGGCGACACCCCGGGTGCGGTGCGCATCGCCCGGCTCGTCCGGGACCGACTCACGGCCCTGGACATCGTGCCCACCGCGTTCGCGTGA
- a CDS encoding 5-oxoprolinase subunit B family protein, with translation MTYPRILPVGRSALLVELADLDAVQALHHSLTTDHIDGTTEIVPAARTVLVAFDPRLVSAELLAEAVRSRDPAPLSRTAGESIEVPVTYGGPDLAAVAELAGLSEQEVVRRHSGGDYRVAFCGFAPGFGYLVGGDPALRVPRRETPRVRVPGGSVAIADEFTAVYPRDSPGGWQLLGHTELELWHSDRPNPALLAPGDRVRFREA, from the coding sequence ATGACCTACCCCCGAATTCTTCCGGTAGGCCGGTCCGCCCTGCTCGTCGAGCTCGCCGACCTCGACGCGGTGCAGGCACTCCACCACTCGTTGACCACGGATCACATCGACGGCACGACCGAGATCGTTCCCGCCGCGCGAACCGTGCTGGTCGCCTTCGATCCCCGACTGGTCTCCGCCGAACTACTGGCCGAGGCGGTGCGATCGCGGGATCCAGCCCCGCTCTCGCGCACGGCGGGCGAGTCGATCGAGGTTCCGGTGACCTACGGCGGACCCGACCTGGCGGCGGTGGCCGAGCTGGCCGGACTCTCCGAACAGGAGGTCGTACGGCGGCACAGCGGCGGCGACTACCGGGTCGCGTTCTGCGGTTTCGCGCCCGGTTTCGGCTACCTGGTCGGCGGTGACCCGGCCTTGCGGGTGCCACGCCGGGAGACTCCCCGGGTGCGCGTCCCGGGCGGTTCGGTGGCGATCGCCGACGAGTTCACCGCGGTCTATCCCCGGGACTCCCCCGGCGGCTGGCAACTGCTCGGGCACACCGAGTTGGAGCTCTGGCACAGCGACCGTCCGAACCCCGCCCTACTGGCCCCGGGGGACCGCGTTCGTTTTCGGGAGGCGTGA
- a CDS encoding 5-oxoprolinase subunit C family protein, producing the protein MSKTGSAPAMVTVLASGSLATVQDLGRPGYAAIGVTRSGAADVPALRLANRLVGNAESLAAIEATFGGVVLRFHGATLMALTGAPVPADVDGRAIGMNGPVWVDSGAILRLGIPSSGLRSYIAIRGGIAVQEVLGSRATDLLSGLGPAPLSAGRELPVGPAPADWPSVTQAPVGGLAEVPILRLRPGPRDDWFEPDALQTLCGHAYEVTSESNRVGLRLAGPQLRHRVSRELPSEAMVRGAIQVPASGKPVLFHVDHPVTGGYPVIGVVEEADLAAAAQARPGSRVRFRCLPGLR; encoded by the coding sequence ATGTCGAAGACCGGCTCGGCACCGGCCATGGTCACGGTGCTCGCCTCGGGTTCGCTGGCCACCGTGCAGGACCTCGGCCGTCCCGGCTACGCGGCGATCGGTGTCACCCGCTCCGGCGCGGCGGACGTGCCCGCGCTGCGCTTGGCCAATCGGCTCGTCGGCAACGCCGAGTCCCTCGCCGCGATCGAGGCGACGTTCGGCGGTGTGGTATTGCGATTCCACGGTGCGACGCTGATGGCGTTGACCGGTGCCCCGGTGCCCGCCGACGTCGACGGTCGGGCGATCGGGATGAACGGACCCGTCTGGGTCGACAGCGGCGCGATTCTGCGACTGGGCATCCCGAGTTCGGGTCTGCGTAGCTATATCGCGATTCGGGGCGGCATCGCGGTGCAGGAGGTACTGGGTTCGCGGGCCACCGACCTGCTCTCCGGACTCGGCCCCGCACCGCTGAGTGCGGGCCGGGAACTCCCGGTCGGGCCTGCACCTGCGGATTGGCCGTCGGTGACCCAGGCACCGGTGGGCGGGCTCGCCGAGGTTCCGATCCTGCGGCTGCGGCCGGGCCCCCGAGACGACTGGTTCGAGCCCGACGCGCTACAGACGCTGTGCGGTCATGCCTACGAGGTCACATCGGAGAGCAATCGGGTGGGGCTCCGGCTGGCGGGGCCGCAGCTGCGGCATCGGGTCTCGCGGGAACTGCCGTCCGAGGCGATGGTGCGCGGCGCGATCCAGGTCCCCGCCAGTGGGAAGCCGGTGTTGTTCCATGTCGATCACCCGGTGACCGGTGGTTACCCGGTGATCGGCGTCGTCGAGGAGGCGGATCTCGCAGCGGCGGCACAGGCCCGCCCCGGATCTCGAGTCCGATTCCGATGCCTGCCCGGGCTGCGCTGA
- a CDS encoding helix-turn-helix domain-containing protein, whose translation MSGPTLRRRQLGAALRELRLVRGISVPEASQQTGLPAATVSRIENGVRRVWPGDVRMLLSGYGVEAAEANRVIELAVEADRPVRWECNSPALDQAGSYHLEWENTATELRSWHPEMLPPAVHTDGYLRATRAAQRPGSTPEQLDEAVALGRARRAAFSDNGTRLVSIIGEGALRRLVGGTREMRDQLDWLLVVGQQRTVSIQVLPFSSGAHSAMESAFDLMSFDDAPGNGAVRLAGPRAVQILERNEDLEHYASMFDLLSWQALSTSESARFIESVTAELC comes from the coding sequence ATGTCCGGCCCCACCCTGAGAAGACGCCAACTCGGCGCCGCGCTGCGCGAGCTCCGGCTGGTGCGGGGAATCTCCGTGCCGGAGGCGTCGCAGCAGACGGGCCTACCCGCCGCCACCGTCAGCAGGATCGAGAACGGGGTGCGCCGGGTCTGGCCGGGCGACGTCCGCATGCTGTTGTCCGGGTACGGCGTCGAGGCGGCCGAGGCGAACCGGGTCATCGAACTCGCTGTGGAGGCCGACCGCCCGGTCCGGTGGGAATGCAACTCGCCGGCCCTGGACCAGGCAGGCTCCTACCATCTCGAATGGGAGAACACGGCGACGGAGCTGCGCAGTTGGCATCCGGAGATGTTGCCGCCCGCGGTCCACACCGACGGCTATCTCCGGGCCACCCGGGCCGCTCAACGTCCGGGAAGCACCCCGGAGCAGCTCGACGAGGCGGTCGCGCTCGGTCGTGCGCGACGAGCCGCGTTCTCGGACAACGGGACCAGACTGGTCTCGATCATCGGCGAGGGCGCTCTTCGTCGACTGGTGGGCGGCACGCGTGAGATGCGCGACCAACTCGACTGGTTGTTGGTCGTCGGGCAGCAACGGACGGTCTCGATCCAGGTGTTGCCGTTCTCCAGCGGCGCTCATTCCGCGATGGAGTCGGCCTTCGACCTGATGTCCTTCGACGACGCCCCGGGCAACGGCGCGGTGCGGTTGGCGGGTCCGCGCGCGGTGCAGATCCTGGAGCGCAACGAGGATCTCGAGCACTACGCCTCGATGTTCGATCTACTCTCCTGGCAGGCGCTGTCCACCTCGGAGTCGGCACGGTTCATCGAGTCGGTGACGGCCGAGCTCTGCTGA
- the fgd gene encoding glucose-6-phosphate dehydrogenase (coenzyme-F420) yields MLKIGYKASAEQFEPRTLLKFGVLAEEAGFDSVMISDHFQPWKHTDGHAPYAFAWLGALGERTSRVQIGTSVLTPTFRHHPSLVAQATATLGVLFPGRVILGVGTGESLNEVPATGMEWPEYKERFERLGESVGLIRELWQRDFVSHEGTYYRTENATIYDRPADSVPIFIAAGGPRMARFAGRTGDGMICTSGKGVELYRDKLLPGLIDGATKAGRDPNSVERMIEVKVSFDLDRARAMEDTRNWAALALPPESKVGVEDPREMERLAAELTAEQAASRWIVSDDAEQHVEQIKAYLDLGFDHLVFHAPGEDQKRFLELYAEQVLPLLRKLSPATLG; encoded by the coding sequence ATGCTGAAAATCGGCTACAAGGCGTCGGCAGAGCAGTTCGAGCCGCGCACGCTGCTCAAGTTCGGCGTGCTCGCCGAGGAAGCCGGCTTCGATTCGGTGATGATCAGCGATCACTTCCAGCCGTGGAAGCACACCGACGGACATGCGCCGTATGCGTTCGCCTGGCTCGGAGCCCTCGGCGAACGGACCTCGCGGGTGCAGATCGGGACCAGCGTGCTCACCCCGACGTTCCGCCACCACCCCTCGCTGGTGGCACAGGCGACGGCGACTCTCGGAGTGTTGTTCCCCGGCCGGGTGATCCTGGGCGTTGGCACCGGTGAGTCGCTGAACGAGGTGCCCGCGACCGGGATGGAGTGGCCCGAGTACAAGGAGCGCTTCGAGCGTCTCGGCGAGTCGGTGGGGCTCATCCGCGAGCTGTGGCAGCGCGACTTCGTCAGTCACGAGGGCACCTACTACCGCACCGAGAACGCCACCATCTACGACCGGCCCGCCGACTCCGTGCCGATCTTCATCGCTGCGGGCGGACCTCGGATGGCGCGCTTCGCGGGCCGCACGGGCGACGGGATGATCTGCACCAGCGGCAAGGGCGTCGAGCTGTACCGCGACAAGTTGCTGCCGGGGCTGATCGACGGCGCCACCAAGGCGGGCCGCGACCCCAACTCCGTGGAGCGGATGATCGAGGTGAAGGTCTCCTTCGATCTCGATCGCGCCAGGGCCATGGAGGACACCCGCAACTGGGCCGCGTTGGCCTTGCCGCCGGAGTCCAAGGTGGGCGTCGAGGACCCGAGGGAGATGGAGCGCCTGGCCGCCGAGCTGACCGCAGAGCAGGCCGCCAGCCGGTGGATCGTCTCCGACGACGCCGAGCAGCACGTCGAGCAGATCAAGGCGTATCTGGACCTGGGCTTCGACCACCTGGTGTTCCACGCGCCCGGTGAGGACCAGAAGCGATTCCTCGAGCTGTATGCCGAGCAGGTGCTGCCGCTGCTGCGCAAGCTCTCCCCGGCGACCCTCGGCTGA
- a CDS encoding cell division protein FtsQ/DivIB — translation MRPRGLLILLLAGLTVTAVLWYTPLLAVRAVEIVGNETMIEEEVREAAGVTMGTPMLRLDTETVHGRVAELPGIADVSVARSWPSTAVVTVVEREPVVLLRSADGLWLTDRQGIAYAMVDAPPAGLPELRVADPGPEDPATLDAVSVVDSLPAEVRSEVVSVSADSVNDIRLELSRGREVRWGEAVESRRKGRVLAALLTREGTVYDVAAPELPTIS, via the coding sequence GTGCGGCCGCGAGGGCTGCTGATCCTGTTGCTGGCCGGACTGACCGTGACGGCGGTGCTCTGGTACACCCCGTTGCTCGCGGTTCGCGCGGTCGAGATCGTCGGCAACGAGACCATGATCGAGGAGGAGGTCCGCGAGGCCGCCGGGGTGACGATGGGTACGCCGATGCTGCGCTTGGACACCGAGACCGTGCACGGCCGGGTGGCCGAGCTGCCCGGCATCGCCGATGTGTCGGTCGCTCGGTCCTGGCCGTCGACCGCGGTGGTGACCGTGGTGGAGCGCGAACCCGTAGTACTGCTGCGTTCCGCCGACGGTCTCTGGCTGACCGATCGACAGGGCATCGCCTATGCGATGGTCGACGCGCCGCCCGCCGGACTTCCCGAGCTTCGGGTCGCCGATCCCGGGCCCGAGGACCCCGCGACGCTGGACGCGGTGAGCGTGGTGGACTCGCTGCCCGCCGAGGTCCGCTCCGAGGTCGTGTCGGTCAGCGCCGACTCGGTCAACGACATCCGCTTGGAACTGAGCCGAGGACGCGAGGTCCGTTGGGGTGAGGCGGTCGAGTCTCGGCGCAAGGGCCGGGTGCTGGCCGCTCTGCTCACCAGGGAGGGCACCGTCTACGACGTCGCGGCCCCAGAACTCCCCACGATCAGCTGA
- the murC gene encoding UDP-N-acetylmuramate--L-alanine ligase gives MERQPHDGTPLPTLLRRVHLVGIGGAGMSGIARILLARGAEVTGSDAKDSRTVLALRAQGAKVGLGHEAAHLDQLDEPPTAVVVSTAIRSNNPELAAAQERGITVLRRAEALAALTSGLRVVCVAGTHGKTSTTSMLTVALQQCRLDPSFAIGGDLNESGSNAHHGTGDMFVAEADESDGSFLFFSPDVAVVTNVEPDHLDHHGTAEAYTEVFESFVARVRPGGVLIVGVDDPGSALLADHAERAGLRIRRYGRDVRSPGDARIVGYSPSELLGNVTIELLGEAEPERVEIKVAVPGEHMAGNAVAALLAGLELGADRAEMLAGLAGFRGVRRRFELKGEADGVRVYDDYAHHPTEVAAQLRAARPVAGEHRLIVVFQPHLYSRTKTFAAEFGAALALADEVVVLDVFGAREEPEPGVTGALVASQVPLPPERVRFESSFDRVPDLIAELARPGDVVITMGAGDVTMLGAEVLTRLASEQER, from the coding sequence ATGGAACGGCAGCCGCACGACGGCACGCCGCTGCCGACGCTGCTGCGACGGGTGCACCTGGTCGGCATCGGCGGTGCAGGAATGAGCGGGATCGCCCGGATCCTGTTGGCCAGGGGTGCGGAGGTCACCGGGTCCGACGCGAAGGACTCGCGGACGGTGCTCGCGCTGCGTGCGCAGGGGGCGAAGGTGGGCCTGGGTCATGAGGCCGCCCACCTCGATCAACTCGACGAACCGCCGACGGCGGTGGTCGTCTCCACGGCCATCCGCTCGAACAACCCGGAACTGGCCGCAGCGCAGGAGCGCGGCATCACCGTATTGCGGCGGGCCGAGGCGCTGGCCGCGCTGACCTCGGGACTGCGAGTGGTGTGCGTGGCGGGCACGCACGGCAAGACCTCCACCACCTCGATGTTGACCGTTGCACTGCAGCAGTGCCGATTGGACCCGTCGTTCGCGATCGGCGGGGACCTCAACGAATCGGGATCCAACGCACACCACGGCACCGGGGACATGTTCGTCGCCGAGGCCGACGAGAGCGACGGCTCCTTCCTGTTCTTCAGCCCCGACGTCGCCGTCGTGACCAATGTGGAGCCGGATCACCTGGATCACCACGGCACAGCCGAGGCCTACACCGAGGTGTTCGAGTCCTTCGTGGCGCGGGTCCGCCCCGGCGGCGTGCTGATCGTCGGCGTCGACGACCCGGGATCGGCCCTGCTCGCCGACCACGCCGAACGGGCGGGGCTGCGGATTCGTCGCTACGGCCGCGATGTCCGGTCGCCGGGCGACGCCAGGATCGTCGGATACTCCCCCTCGGAGCTGCTCGGCAACGTGACGATCGAGCTGCTCGGCGAGGCGGAGCCGGAGCGGGTCGAGATCAAGGTCGCGGTTCCCGGCGAGCACATGGCGGGCAACGCGGTCGCCGCGCTGCTCGCCGGGCTCGAACTCGGCGCGGATCGTGCCGAGATGCTCGCGGGGCTGGCGGGGTTCCGAGGCGTTCGGCGTCGCTTCGAGCTCAAGGGCGAGGCGGATGGCGTCCGGGTCTACGACGACTACGCCCATCACCCCACCGAGGTGGCGGCGCAGCTGCGCGCGGCGCGGCCGGTGGCGGGCGAGCATCGACTGATCGTCGTCTTCCAACCGCATCTGTACTCGCGGACCAAGACCTTCGCCGCCGAGTTCGGTGCCGCCCTGGCCTTGGCCGACGAGGTGGTGGTGCTCGACGTCTTCGGCGCCAGGGAGGAACCGGAACCGGGTGTCACCGGCGCGCTGGTCGCCTCGCAGGTCCCATTGCCTCCCGAGCGGGTTCGGTTCGAGTCCTCGTTCGACCGGGTACCGGATCTGATCGCCGAACTGGCCAGGCCGGGCGACGTGGTGATCACCATGGGAGCGGGCGACGTGACCATGCTCGGTGCCGAGGTGCTCACCCGGCTGGCCTCGGAGCAGGAGCGGTAG
- the murG gene encoding undecaprenyldiphospho-muramoylpentapeptide beta-N-acetylglucosaminyltransferase → MAGPATGPSGHGQYGDETVRFNPTGSPADHGAGSAAGSVPSGRGLCVVVAGGGTAGHIEPALALGDAVRRMMPEATVVALGTERGLESKLVPARGYPLELIPPVPMPRKPSPDLLKLPLRVRSAVRDTRAVLSRVGADVVVGFGGYVSLPAYLAARGRVPIVVHEANARAGLANKVGAKFAAAVAAAVPDSGLPNAKVIGIPLRESVTSLDRQALRAQARAHFGLHPDAPTLLITGGSQGARSLNTAVSGAAGALSRAGIGVLHAYGPKNSVAVQAIPGTPPYVAVPYLERMDLALAAADLVLCRSGAMTVAEISAVGLPAVYVPLPHGNGEQALNAVPVVDAGGGLMIKDDELTAQRVIDTVLPLLLDRNRLATMASATAGSGHREAADVLARIVLRAAGR, encoded by the coding sequence ATGGCCGGACCCGCAACCGGACCTTCCGGACACGGTCAGTATGGCGACGAGACGGTGCGCTTTAACCCGACGGGATCACCCGCCGACCACGGCGCGGGTTCGGCCGCCGGATCCGTGCCCTCCGGTCGGGGACTGTGCGTCGTGGTGGCGGGCGGTGGAACCGCGGGTCACATCGAGCCTGCGCTCGCCCTCGGCGACGCGGTCCGCCGGATGATGCCCGAGGCCACCGTGGTCGCGTTGGGCACCGAACGCGGCCTGGAGAGCAAGCTGGTCCCCGCCAGGGGCTACCCGCTCGAACTCATCCCACCGGTGCCCATGCCCCGCAAGCCCAGCCCCGACCTGTTGAAACTGCCGTTGCGGGTGCGCTCGGCGGTGCGCGACACCAGGGCGGTCCTCTCCAGGGTCGGTGCGGACGTCGTGGTCGGATTCGGCGGCTACGTCTCGCTGCCCGCCTATCTCGCGGCCCGAGGCCGGGTGCCGATCGTGGTGCACGAGGCCAATGCCCGCGCCGGGCTGGCCAACAAGGTCGGCGCCAAGTTCGCCGCCGCGGTGGCCGCCGCCGTCCCGGACAGCGGGCTGCCCAACGCCAAGGTGATCGGCATCCCGTTGCGGGAATCCGTCACCTCCCTGGACCGGCAGGCGCTGCGGGCGCAGGCCAGGGCGCACTTCGGACTGCACCCCGACGCGCCGACCCTGCTGATCACCGGCGGCTCGCAGGGCGCCCGGTCGCTCAACACCGCGGTGTCCGGCGCGGCGGGCGCGTTGTCCCGCGCGGGAATCGGCGTGCTGCACGCCTACGGCCCGAAGAACTCGGTGGCGGTACAGGCGATCCCCGGCACCCCGCCGTACGTGGCGGTGCCCTATCTGGAGCGGATGGACCTCGCACTGGCGGCGGCCGACCTCGTGCTGTGCCGTTCCGGCGCGATGACCGTCGCGGAGATCTCCGCCGTCGGCCTACCCGCGGTGTACGTCCCGCTGCCGCACGGCAACGGCGAACAGGCACTCAACGCCGTGCCGGTCGTCGACGCAGGCGGCGGATTGATGATCAAGGACGACGAGCTGACGGCGCAGCGGGTGATCGACACCGTCCTGCCGCTGCTTCTGGACCGCAATCGACTGGCCACCATGGCAAGCGCGACCGCGGGCAGCGGACACCGGGAGGCGGCCGACGTGCTCGCCAGGATCGTGCTGCGGGCGGCGGGACGATGA
- the ftsW gene encoding putative lipid II flippase FtsW, which yields MTRDATKTAPSAGRKPRAKSDRLSGFALLRGVLTAWLARPLTSFHLVLAVFGLLTAFGLVMVLSASAVDSMDQYGSSYAIFYRQLLYCGVGLVLFVVVLRIPPKTFRRLSPLMFLICLAMLALVLVIGHESNGARSWFRLGPLPSFQPVEVAKVAFALWGAHVLVVKRALLRQWRHLLVPVVPVALLIFTLIMMQPDLGSTITVAIVLLALLWFAGAPLRLFTVIVLAGVTGALVLAFSAPYRLNRVLSFFDPAGDPLNTGYHARQALFALADGGMLGKGLGQGSAKFSYLPNVHNDFIFAVVGEELGLVGCALVIGLFATLAYVGLRIAARNTDPWNRLVAATLTTWLVAQAAVNIGYVVGILPVTGLQLPLMSSGGTSLIAGMIVFGMLANFARHEPEAVAALRSQGENRRRRWFHLPLPDAYRPRARRRPARPSTTPRRPGRNTGTLRSTSQSAGRGRAGRAPSARAGRRRRPRRAP from the coding sequence CTGACCCGCGACGCGACGAAGACGGCGCCGAGCGCCGGTAGGAAGCCGAGAGCCAAGTCCGACCGGCTCAGCGGTTTCGCACTGCTGCGCGGGGTGCTCACGGCATGGCTGGCTCGGCCGCTCACCTCGTTCCACCTCGTGCTCGCCGTGTTCGGTCTGCTCACGGCGTTCGGGCTCGTGATGGTGCTGTCGGCCTCCGCCGTGGACTCGATGGACCAGTACGGCTCGTCGTACGCGATCTTCTACCGGCAACTGCTGTACTGCGGTGTCGGCCTGGTGCTCTTCGTCGTGGTGCTGCGGATCCCACCGAAGACCTTCCGTCGACTCAGTCCGCTGATGTTCTTGATCTGCCTGGCGATGCTGGCCCTGGTGCTGGTGATCGGGCATGAGAGCAACGGGGCCCGAAGCTGGTTCCGGCTCGGCCCGCTGCCGTCGTTCCAGCCGGTGGAGGTAGCCAAGGTCGCCTTCGCGCTGTGGGGCGCGCATGTCTTGGTGGTCAAGCGCGCCCTGCTTCGCCAGTGGCGGCATCTGCTGGTCCCGGTGGTGCCGGTCGCGCTGCTGATCTTCACGCTGATCATGATGCAGCCCGACCTGGGCAGCACGATCACGGTGGCGATCGTGCTGCTGGCCCTGCTCTGGTTCGCGGGTGCACCACTGCGGCTGTTCACCGTCATCGTGCTGGCGGGGGTCACCGGCGCGTTGGTGTTGGCCTTCTCCGCGCCCTACCGGCTGAACCGGGTGCTGTCCTTCTTCGACCCGGCGGGCGATCCGCTCAACACCGGCTATCACGCCCGACAGGCGCTGTTCGCGCTGGCCGACGGCGGAATGCTCGGCAAGGGCCTCGGCCAGGGCAGCGCCAAGTTCAGCTATCTGCCCAATGTGCACAACGACTTCATCTTCGCCGTCGTCGGGGAGGAACTCGGACTGGTCGGCTGCGCGCTGGTGATCGGGCTATTCGCGACCCTGGCCTACGTCGGACTGCGGATCGCGGCCCGCAACACCGACCCGTGGAACCGTCTGGTGGCGGCGACCCTGACGACCTGGCTGGTCGCACAGGCCGCAGTCAACATCGGCTATGTCGTCGGGATCCTGCCGGTCACCGGCCTCCAGCTTCCGCTGATGTCCTCGGGAGGAACCAGCCTCATCGCAGGCATGATCGTCTTCGGTATGCTCGCCAACTTCGCCCGGCATGAGCCGGAGGCGGTGGCCGCACTGCGGTCCCAGGGCGAGAACCGTCGGCGGCGCTGGTTCCACCTTCCGCTACCCGACGCCTACCGCCCTCGCGCGCGTCGGCGGCCCGCGCGCCCGTCGACGACACCGCGTCGGCCCGGCCGCAACACCGGCACCCTCCGCTCGACCTCACAGTCGGCGGGCCGGGGGCGAGCAGGCCGGGCGCCGTCGGCTCGTGCCGGTCGGCGACGACGTCCCCGACGAGCCCCGTGA